GATGAAATACTCGAAGTACATTCATCCAAAACAGCAAATTTAGGTTGATGGTAATATAACCGAATCATTGCTAAACGTTGTTGTTCACCAACGGACAATAAATCGGGCCATCTCTCAATTCTATCAAGACACGGATTCATGAAAACACAAGATTCAAAATTGGCATCATTATTATTCCCAttgaattcatcatcttcatcttcatcataaCTTAAAAGGTATTCTAAATGAACTTTCTTTAACAATTCAACCAAATATTCGTCATCTTTAATGATGGTGTTTGAATTCCCCATTTTtagattcaaaatattttctctATATGTATCATAAGAATCAGGATAAATAATCTGTTCTCTAAGCGAACCGTATGTGAAATAAGATCGTTGTGGTAAATAAAATAAGTCCCTTTTATCATAGGGTACGGTGATTTCACCAGGATCTTTGACATCCCATAATCCTCCAAGAATCCtaaataatgatgatttccCACAACCATTTGGTCCTATAATTAACAAATTATCACCCTGTTTTATGGAAAAGGTCAAATCCTTAACAAGAATATTACCGTTTGGTGTTATTAGGGGTATATGGCTAAAAGtaatttcatcaccataTCTGACATTCGGACCAACTAGCAGCGGTTGGATATTAGAATCTAAAGTTGAAGGTAACTGATAATTATAGCTATTCATTGAAGCTTCaatttttgagttttcatTAATATCaattaaaattttttgaaattcccATAATTCATTGGCATAACCAACCATATTTTGgatgttcttctttgattGGATCAATCTACCCAAAGAATCAGCTGCCTTAATAAGTAAACTCCTATTAGTCACAAAATCAGAtgataattttgaaattaattTCTCATTCATATTAACATCTTTCATATAAACTGTTGTAAAAGTTGGAACTGCACATAATAACAATCCAAATGCACCCATtgtatatttgaaaataaaggaaatgGCAAAGTTGTATACTCCCATTTTCCTTAGTGAAGACCgttcaaatttttcaaattcaaaatatgaGGTATCCAATAAATCTATTTCTTTACCATGACCTTTGGCTAATGCAATTTCTTCCTTGTTTGAAATAATATTTGAATGGAATTCATggaatttattttcaagagTATTTCTCATATTATTAAGCATTGAAAAGTTGGGGGTGAATAGTTTAAGTACAATTGTACAAACATTGGCTACCACTCCCAACAAGACACCCCCTTCACTAGAATTTTCAGAAGTTTTCGACAGATGATTACCTGCAATGATAATATCGGTTACTGGAAGTAACAATTGAGAAGGTAAAATACCAAACGAATTAGCAAAATGTTCAATTGTAGAAGTTAAACGATGGTTTGGATCGGTGATATTGACTTCAAGATTATGATTATTTAATAATTGGTAAATTGTAGATGTACCATTTTCTGGTAAATAGTCATCCAATATTTTACTCGTTATACTGGAACGTAAATTTTGTGATAGAGttctctttgatttctcaaTTAGGGAATCAACCAATGAAGATGGCAATCCAAGAAGTAACCAGATaaacaaatatttgaaaaaacgCCTAAATTTTCTGGAAATTAAGGACGACACCAAATATCCATCCAAAGTTGCCGTTTTCAAAGTTATCAATGCCTTGATTGCCAACAATATCACCTGTAAGAGACAATTGGAGAACACACTTAATGCCTTCTTATCCTTTAGACTCAATTGTGAGAATATAATAATTATGGGgatgtttttgaatttgtacataagtttttgaagataCGTCTTGTTCTTGAAAATCCCTTTATCAAAGTCTCTCTTCCTCGTGGTAACGGTCTTCAAAAGTTCCGACTTCTCTCCCTTCCCAAAATTCCTTGTGTAATTCCTTGATTTCGAGccattgttgaaaatgagatATATGATAAGCAAATAAGTGATTCTAAGGATAggtttccttctttttgaataaaagAGAAGCACGTTATGGACAGAACGGCCAAGATAAGCGTTGGCCCTGTTGATGTTTGCAGACATGTCGTTCATTGTTTTGCTATTTTATACATAATACAACCTACTTGTTTCGACAGAGCATAATACTAATCATTTGGAAGAGGAGGGGGAGGAGGACGAAGGGGGTTGTCCTTCTTATAAGTATCTAATCGTCGTCCTTTTAATCTAATAAGAGACGGCTCATCCCTGAGCCTCCAATGGTAAtcccccctccccctctCCTTCTCCCCCTCCCCCTCTCTGAGAGATCAGCTATTGAGGATATAACCCATTTCGGAGTAACTCCCCTTTTTATAACCCCCGGTGTAATACCCCGTTATTGATTCGATTAAGTTGCCCTCTCTCGGAACGTTGCCCCGTCATTTCACCTGGTCCCTTCTCTTTACGACGGATGAGCCCCCTTGCCCCGCGCCATCCATATTGCGCACAAACCTCGTGCGCTacaatttctccaaaaccGAGCATGAGCCCATTCACAAAGGGGAGAACGAGATTGACAACGCACCGGCCTAAAAACCCAGTAAGTTTCCCCAAGTCAACATCATAATTTGCATCCTCCTTGATTTGATTATTTGCAACATTGTTGAGATTATCAACGGTATCAGCAGTCTCGACAACTGGTTCGACTCCAAGTGGATCCATCTCTAGCGGAGTATCCATATTGTACTGCTATGTTGGGATTAATGTAGTTGTGTTGTTCTAGTATTTGTGTTTTCTCATTCTAAAGACACCCCAATCGTAAGTTTTGAGTatacaaacaaaatttaaaatttAAACCATTTGCCCTCGGTCTTCCAATCCAATCCAATCCAATCCAATCCAATCCAATCCAATCCAATCCAATCCAATCCAATCCAATTTGATTCTTCCTTTATTTCactattttttattttattttattttaattATTCTCTTTTTCGCTGCTATGCGGTTGTCACTGCAAAAATGCGGCTCGCCAGAAAAGCCTCATTGGGGCAAagggaaacaaaaaaaaaaaagaaaagagtcACCTCGCACCAGTAGCACAAGGATCGAACTATGGCGTGGATATGCTACCCACAATATTCTGGTGGCAAATATAGAGTTGTACAGCGGCGAAATTGAGGTTTCCCAGCGAATGTTCGCGACAGGCTATTTCCGCTTAATGATTAGGCAAGACACACCTATATTGGAGAAGCCTAATTAGTCAATCTTTTTCAGCGTACATACCATATTACCATGAACATGTGGATTTGCATGATATGGTAGTACCCTATCTTGGGGACTTAGATACACGCACAGGTAAAGACACACATAGATAGATACAGACAAACGTCTATATCAGTATCTATATATTTACacacaaacacacacaaacacaaacaccAATACAGACATtcaaggagaaagagagaaaacaattggaaTTGGATTGAATTTGTTACCGAATGTCTCTGGAAGACATAATATACGCCCAGAACACCCCCGACAGCCACCATCTCTCGGAAATGTATGACCATGACCATGAACATGAACATGACCATGACCATGACCATGAACATGAAGGGGAGAATGACCACGCAAGTCTCTCCGAGGATGAGGCGTCTGTTGTTGGTAGAGCCTTGACGGCTATTGTAGATATAGGATCCAACGGTATTcgtttttcaatttcctcaaagGCCCCACACCATGCAAGGATCATGCCTTGTGTTTACAAGGACCGGTTGGGTATTTCCTTATTTGATGCACAActaaatgatgatgacgaaaACAAAGATAACTTATCGAGGAAGCCAATTCCTGAAGACGCAATCAATGAGATCATTAGGTCAATGAGAAGGTTCAAATGGATCTGTGAAGATTTTGGTGTCCCTTCGAATGGCGTGAAGGTTGTTGCAACTGAAGCAACTAGAGAAGCGTCGAACTCCAAAGAGTTCAGGGACAAGATTTACAAAGCAACTGGTTGGAAAGTTCAATTATTGAGTAAAGAACAGGAAGGTATAACCGGTAGTTACGGCGTTGCCTCTTCGTTTCATGATGTCAGTGGTCTTTTCATGGACTTGGGCGGTGGCTCAACCCAATTGAGTTGGATCATTTCCAAGAATGGTCAAGTTAAAATAAGCGATAATCCTGTGTCTTTACCTTACGGTGCTGCTGCTCTATCGTTCAGAATGAAACATGAAGATATTAATGAATTATTCTATGAGATTAAAAACTCTTACAAAGTTgcttttgagaaaattaaCTTGCCTGATATTCTAATCAAAGATATGAAGGAGAACAATGGCATTAAACTCTTCTGTTGTGGTGGTGGATTGAGAGGATTAGGACATTTACTAATAGCCAACGAGGATGATTACCCTATTCAATCAATCATAAATGGATACTCAACTACGTTTGACAAAGTGGAAGATATGGCCAACTTcctgttgttgaagaggaaaatcccaaatttcaattttgagaaattgaaggagaaagagTTGAaccaaaacaacaaaatatttCGTGTCTCTAATAGAAGAGAGCAACAACTACCAGCAGTGGGCTTACTTTTAAGCGCCGCCTTTGAGTCGCTACCTAAAATTAGAACCGTCCATTTCAGTGAAGGTGGTGTCCGTGAAGGTGTACTGTACTCCATGTTCCCtaaagaaatcaaacaagaagatCCAATAATAACCGCAACTAGGCCTTACCAACCCCTCTTGGCTCACAAGTATATGGAATTACTCAAAACCGGTTTACCCAATTCCTCTGATAATATAGTACCtgaggaaattgaagatcGAATAATTCCTGCCTTGTGTAACATTGCATTTGTTCATTGTTCATACCCAAAGGAGCTCCAACCTACAGCCGCCTTACACGTTGCTACGTCTGGCATCATTGCGGGCTCGCATGGACTATCACATAGAATAAGGGCTTTGATTGGAATTGCGTTATGTGAACGTTGGGGAGGTGAGTTGCCAATTAGTGAATTGAACTACTACATGAGTTTAGAGAAATTGGTCATTGAATCAGCTCCTCGAAGGGGGGAGAGGATGATCTATTGGACTAAACTGTGTGGTAAAATGATGCATGTTATCTGTGGTATTCATCCTGGTGGTAATATCAGACCTGGTTCCTTGTCCTTCCAATTCAAATCCAATGAGACTGCTAGTGGTAATAGTTCTGATAATAACGTGGAAAATAACTTAATTATCACATTACCAAACGACGGTGTTAAATACAGTTACAGTATTACCAGTAGAGCTTTGGgattccaaaagaaaatcaaaaagttaAACAAGAGGTATTCATGTACAGGCAAAGTTAAAGTTATTGTTCAACACGATAATATCTaatcatccaaatcaactaatgatttcttttttctttcaaagaggtttttttttctaaacaATTTGTCATGTCTACATATACAGGGAAATGAcgtccttttttttttaaatgtGTAagaatatataaatatataaataaataaattgaCAAATAAATATCATGTGCGGTATTATACTATGAAGAATGGAAAGCGTTAATCatggttttgtttttctctcttaTGAATGGTACGGACTAATTATTTATAATTTACCAATACCTCTACCTTCGCCTAAATCTTCAATAGTTTCAGATAACGGCTTTCTATATAATAGTTCCCAGAAGCCTTGCTTCTTGTAGGTACCATTAGCAAACTCTTCATCCAAGCTCTTGTTTGATTCTTGGTTTTTAATTTGACCATTGTGTGTCATTGCGGTGAAGTTGGTTGCGTAATTACCAATCAAACCACCAGACCAGTTGAACAAACCAACAAAGGCACCCATACCCAACGCCAAACCAACCTTTTGGTTCAATGgagaagatttgaaaatggtagCAACCAAAATTGCAGAAGATGCAGCAATGACTTCGTTCTTTGTTgttctcttttcttctaaGTTATATAAAGAGTTTGAGATAAAGGAATAAGTACCCAAAGCAAATGGAATGGATATAAAATGCCTTGGTGATAATTCAAATAGCTTGAGGTAACGTTCCTGACCTGGTCTAGCAGATCCCATTCTGTGTTGTAGTAACCTTCTTACATGCATACCACCGAGAAAGATTGCAGAATAAACGGCaatcttctttgtttccGAGAAAGTATCAACTGGTTGAAACTGGGTGGTTGACTCAAGGTCGGAGtccttgaagaaaaaaggtCTTGGCAGCTTGAAAGATTCTTGCACTTGCACTTGtccttgttgttgttcagACATTTTTCGGGCTAGTATATGAATAATAAATTGTCGAATAAATTGATTTAGTTGAGTAAGGTTCTAAGATACGTCTCTAGctgaaaatattcaaaaggaaaacaataCACTGCTTTTTGGCTCTTTCGGATATGCGCAATATGGTACTCACTGCTGTTCACAGAGGCAATGGTAGTTGTAATTATGCTTACACCTTCAATCTCTCCAAGAGGTTCAAAATTCATGTTGACCACTCGCTGTGAAGTAGAAAACTACTGTCAATTATCGCGTGCGTGCCAATTACCAGGGGAGGAGAGGGGTAggggggaaaaaaatgaaagagaaatgagaaaaagggaatttttttttttaacaaattttcttgattttattgGAGGCTCAACTGTTTtacttatttttttttataaaaagacaaaaaaaaatttaaacTTTGTAGctcctttatttttttattttttattttttatttttattttttttttttctcttcagttttccttcaatttttatgttttcttttgtttatttttctttccatgGAATTCTAGCTTTCCTAATCG
The Pichia kudriavzevii chromosome 2, complete sequence DNA segment above includes these coding regions:
- a CDS encoding uncharacterized protein (PKUD0B08350), translated to MSEQQQGQVQVQESFKLPRPFFFKDSDLESTTQFQPVDTFSETKKIAVYSAIFLGGMHVRRLLQHRMGSARPGQERYLKLFELSPRHFISIPFALGTYSFISNSLYNLEEKRTTKNEVIAASSAILVATIFKSSPLNQKVGLALGMGAFVGLFNWSGGLIGNYATNFTAMTHNGQIKNQESNKSLDEEFANGTYKKQGFWELLYRKPLSETIEDLGEGRGIGKL
- a CDS encoding uncharacterized protein (PKUD0B08330; similar to Saccharomyces cerevisiae YOL026C (MIM1); ancestral locus Anc_7.119) translates to MDTPLEMDPLGVEPVVETADTVDNLNNVANNQIKEDANYDVDLGKLTGFLGRCVVNLVLPFVNGLMLGFGEIVAHEVCAQYGWRGARGLIRRKEKGPGEMTGQRSERGQLNRINNGVLHRGL
- a CDS encoding uncharacterized protein (PKUD0B08340; similar to Saccharomyces cerevisiae YGL252C (RTG2); ancestral locus Anc_3.579) — its product is MSLEDIIYAQNTPDSHHLSEMYDHDHEHEHDHDHDHEHEGENDHASLSEDEASVVGRALTAIVDIGSNGIRFSISSKAPHHARIMPCVYKDRLGISLFDAQLNDDDENKDNLSRKPIPEDAINEIIRSMRRFKWICEDFGVPSNGVKVVATEATREASNSKEFRDKIYKATGWKVQLLSKEQEGITGSYGVASSFHDVSGLFMDLGGGSTQLSWIISKNGQVKISDNPVSLPYGAAALSFRMKHEDINELFYEIKNSYKVAFEKINLPDILIKDMKENNGIKLFCCGGGLRGLGHLLIANEDDYPIQSIINGYSTTFDKVEDMANFLLLKRKIPNFNFEKLKEKELNQNNKIFRVSNRREQQLPAVGLLLSAAFESLPKIRTVHFSEGGVREGVLYSMFPKEIKQEDPIITATRPYQPLLAHKYMELLKTGLPNSSDNIVPEEIEDRIIPALCNIAFVHCSYPKELQPTAALHVATSGIIAGSHGLSHRIRALIGIALCERWGGELPISELNYYMSLEKLVIESAPRRGERMIYWTKLCGKMMHVICGIHPGGNIRPGSLSFQFKSNETASGNSSDNNVENNLIITLPNDGVKYSYSITSRALGFQKKIKKLNKRYSCTGKVKVIVQHDNI
- a CDS encoding uncharacterized protein (PKUD0B08320; similar to Saccharomyces cerevisiae YKL188C (PXA2); ancestral locus Anc_4.287); amino-acid sequence: MNDMSANINRANAYLGRSVHNVLLFYSKRRKPILRITYLLIIYLIFNNGSKSRNYTRNFGKGEKSELLKTVTTRKRDFDKGIFKNKTYLQKLMYKFKNIPIIIIFSQLSLKDKKALSVFSNCLLQVILLAIKALITLKTATLDGYLVSSLISRKFRRFFKYLFIWLLLGLPSSLVDSLIEKSKRTLSQNLRSSITSKILDDYLPENGTSTIYQLLNNHNLEVNITDPNHRLTSTIEHFANSFGILPSQLLLPVTDIIIAGNHLSKTSENSSEGGVLLGVVANVCTIVLKLFTPNFSMLNNMRNTLENKFHEFHSNIISNKEEIALAKGHGKEIDLLDTSYFEFEKFERSSLRKMGVYNFAISFIFKYTMGAFGLLLCAVPTFTTVYMKDVNMNEKLISKLSSDFVTNRSLLIKAADSLGRLIQSKKNIQNMVGYANELWEFQKILIDINENSKIEASMNSYNYQLPSTLDSNIQPLLVGPNVRYGDEITFSHIPLITPNGNILVKDLTFSIKQGDNLLIIGPNGCGKSSLFRILGGLWDVKDPGEITVPYDKRDLFYLPQRSYFTYGSLREQIIYPDSYDTYRENILNLKMGNSNTIIKDDEYLVELLKKVHLEYLLSYDEDEDDEFNGNNNDANFESCVFMNPCLDRIERWPDLLSVGEQQRLAMIRLYYHQPKFAVLDECTSSISSDLERECYRIAVNDLKITVLSVCHRTTLWSFHSKILKFKRIDENNIDEGDGAATTTFSSFDPQLRLERHEELITIENSLKRSDELTKRLNALKQLKKKKARRPAMMYIEDDEADD